From Acanthopagrus latus isolate v.2019 chromosome 22, fAcaLat1.1, whole genome shotgun sequence, the proteins below share one genomic window:
- the clu gene encoding clusterin, with translation MLMMMMMMKKKKASKILAVVALLVAAVNGVVLPTKEDLYQISQQGEKYLDRQIENAVNGVKEMKTVMQKSSEDHQKLLDALQKTKEQKEEAMRAAQEMETKLEQEEEVCNETMKALWEECKPCLKNTCVKYYSRTCSSGSGLVGRQLEDVLNRTSPFSIWINGEKIDVLEQEGQRQSKEFRNLEEKYTEMADGVDSIFTDSMKVADQVHYNPPVFYLPNFLGPYARRTRSIRSLFRDPLHSFQNLFSPMSGMSRNFFSSMGSMMDMDSDTPPNEDGSVNEDVVITKPFGNGRMTCREIRRNSAGCLRFREECQKCKEIQHIDCSGKRPLEGPLKEELEEALAMAERFTQMYNNLLSRFEEQMLNTSSLLDMLNSQFGWVSSLANNTKDNIFQVQTVICKDTEEKPAGEEKQPEETAVSVQLFDSPPMNVSVPSDIPWTDPKFSEVVAQKALDRYKETSVMVK, from the exons atgttgatgatgatgatgatgatgaagaagaagaaggcatCCAAGATCCTGGCGGTGGTGGCTCTTCTGGTGGCCGCGGTCAACGGTGTCGTGCTTCCAACAAAGGAAGACCTGTACC agaTCTCCCAGCAGGGAGAGAAATATCTGGATCGACAGATTGAAAATGCCGTTAACGGAGTGAAGGAGATGAAGACCGTGATGCAGAAATCCTCAGAGGACCACCAGAAGCTGCTGGATGCCCTGCAGAAGACCAAAGAGCAGAAAGAG GAGGCGATGCGTGCGGCTCAGGAGATGGAGACcaagctggagcaggaggaggaggtctgtaACGAGACGATGAAGGCCCTGTGGGAGGAGTGTAAGCCCTGTCTGAAGAACACCTGCGTTAAATACTACTCTCGAACCTGCAGCAGCGGATCTGGACTGGTGGGACGTCAG CTGGAGGACGTGCTGAACAGAACGTCTCCGTTCTCCATCTGGATCAACGGGGAGAAGATCGACGTCCTGGAGCAGGAGGGACAGCGACAGAGCAAAGAGTTCAGGAACCTGGAGGAAAAATACACCGAGATGGCCGACGGTGTGGACAGCATATTCACAGACAGCATGAAG GTGGCGGATCAGGTGCACTACAACCCTCCAGTCTTCTATCTTCCTAATTTCCTGGGGCCGTACGCTCGCCGCACCCGAAGCATTCGCTCTCTGTTCCGCGATCCTCTCCACAGCTTCCAGAACTTATTCTCCCCGATGTCGGGCATGAGCAGGAACTTCTTCAGCTCCATGGGCTCCATGATGGACATGGACTCAGACACACCTCCTAATGAGG ACGGCAGCGTGAATGAGGATGTGGTCATCACCAAACCTTTTGGCAACGGCAGGATGACCTGCAGAGAGATCCGCCGCAACTCAGCCGGTTGCCTCAGGTTCCGCGAAGAGTGCCAGAAGTGCAAAGAGATCCAGCACATTG ACTGCTCCGGGAAGAGACCCCTGGAGGGCCCTctgaaggaggagctggaggaggcctTGGCCATGGCCGAGCGCTTCACGCAGATGTACAACAACCTCCTGTCGAGGTTCGAGGAGCAGATGCTcaacacctcctccctcctggaCATGCTCAACAGCCAGTTCGGCTGGGTGTCGTCTCTGGCCAACAACACCAAAGACAACATCTTCCAGGTCCAGACG GTGATCTGCAAGGACACTGAGGAGAAGCCGGCTGGGGAGGAGAAGCAGCCCGAAGAGACCGCCGTGTCCGTGCAGCTCTTTGACTCTCCGCCAATGAACGTCAGCGTGCCGAGCGACATCCCCTGGACCGACCCCAAGTTCTCCGAGGTGGTGGCTCAGAAGGCTCTGGACCGCTACAAGGAAACCAGCGT catgGTGAAATAA